The following coding sequences lie in one Rhinolophus ferrumequinum isolate MPI-CBG mRhiFer1 chromosome 14, mRhiFer1_v1.p, whole genome shotgun sequence genomic window:
- the PTP4A3 gene encoding protein tyrosine phosphatase type IVA 3 isoform X1 — MARMNRPAPVEVSYKNMRFLITHNPTNATLSTFIQDLKKYGATTVVRVCEVTYDKAPLEKDGITVVDWPFDDGAPPPGKVVEDWLSLLRAKFCDDPGSCVAVHCVAGLGRAPVLVALALIESGMKYEDAIQFIRQKRRGAINSKQLTYLEKYRPKQRLRFKDPHTHKTKCCVM; from the exons ATGGCACGCATGAACCGGCCGGCCCCCGTGGAGGTCAGCTACAAGAATATGCGCTTCCTCATCACACACAACCCCACCAACGCCACTCTCAGCACCTTCATACAG GACCTGAAGAAGTACGGGGCCACCACTGTGGTGCGAGTGTGTGAAGTGACCTACGACAAGGCCCCGCTGGAGAAGGACGGCATCACCGTCGTG GACTGGCCATTTGACGATGGGGCGCCCCCCCCTGGCAAGGTAGTGGAGGACTGGCTGAGTCTGCTGAGGGCCAAGTTCTGCGATGACCCTGGCAGCTGCGTGGCTGTGCACTGCGTGGCAGGCCTGGGACG GGCTCCCGTGCTTGTGGCACTGGCTCTCATCGAGAGTGGGATGAAGTATGAAGACGCCATCCAGTTCATCCGACA AAAGCGGCGTGGAGCCATCAACAGTAAGCAGCTCACCTACCTGGAAAAATACCGGCCCAAACAGAGACTGCGGTTCAAAGACCCACACACGCACAAGACCAAATGCTGTGTCATGTAG
- the PTP4A3 gene encoding protein tyrosine phosphatase type IVA 3 isoform X2 produces MARMNRPAPVEVSYKNMRFLITHNPTNATLSTFIQDWPFDDGAPPPGKVVEDWLSLLRAKFCDDPGSCVAVHCVAGLGRAPVLVALALIESGMKYEDAIQFIRQKRRGAINSKQLTYLEKYRPKQRLRFKDPHTHKTKCCVM; encoded by the exons ATGGCACGCATGAACCGGCCGGCCCCCGTGGAGGTCAGCTACAAGAATATGCGCTTCCTCATCACACACAACCCCACCAACGCCACTCTCAGCACCTTCATACAG GACTGGCCATTTGACGATGGGGCGCCCCCCCCTGGCAAGGTAGTGGAGGACTGGCTGAGTCTGCTGAGGGCCAAGTTCTGCGATGACCCTGGCAGCTGCGTGGCTGTGCACTGCGTGGCAGGCCTGGGACG GGCTCCCGTGCTTGTGGCACTGGCTCTCATCGAGAGTGGGATGAAGTATGAAGACGCCATCCAGTTCATCCGACA AAAGCGGCGTGGAGCCATCAACAGTAAGCAGCTCACCTACCTGGAAAAATACCGGCCCAAACAGAGACTGCGGTTCAAAGACCCACACACGCACAAGACCAAATGCTGTGTCATGTAG